A portion of the Limanda limanda chromosome 3, fLimLim1.1, whole genome shotgun sequence genome contains these proteins:
- the sinhcafl gene encoding SIN3-HDAC complex associated factor, like has protein sequence MFGFHKSKIYRSNDGCCICKTKSSSSRFTDSSRYEETFRLCFGLSEDRIGDICNACVLLVKRWKKLPHGSKKNWNHVVDARAGPGFKMTKPKKIKNSDGKKKSKLKKLHKLKRQNSDAHSTTSSASPAQSPSYSNLSDDGSDIESKQRRPTPSTFSFLDRTYWKRQKVCCGIVYKGRFGEVIIDPRLFKPCCSSTKQKTLVSTPVSPHLPDPLPQQLPEA, from the exons ATGTTTGGTTTCCACAAGTCGAAGATCTACCGGAGTAACGACGGCTGTTGCATCTGCAAGACCAAGTCCTCCAGTTCCCGCTTCACAGACAGCAGCCGATATGAAGAGACGTTCAGGCTCTGCTTCGG GCTTTCGGAGGATCGCATCGGGGACATCTGCAATGCATGTGTGTTACTGGTGAAGCGCTGGAAGAAGCTGCCTCATGGCTCTAAGAAGAACTGGAACCAT GTGGTGGATGCCAGAGCTGGACCAGGCTTTAAGATGACCAAACCCAAGAAGATCAAGAATAGTGATGGGAAGAAGAAAAGCAAGCTAAAGAAGCTCCACAAGTTAAAGAGACAAA ACTCTGATGCCCACAGCACCACCTCCAGTGCTTCTCCTGCCCAGTCCCCGAGTTACAGCAACCTGTCAGATGATGGTTCAGACATCGAGTCCAAACAAAGACGCCCAActccctccaccttctcctttCTGGACAGAACCTACTGGAAGAG GCAAAAAGTGTGCTGTGGGATTGTCTACAAGGGGCGGTTTGGAGAGGTCATCATTGATCCCCGACTCTTTAAGCCCTGCTGCAGTTCCACAAAACAGAAGACTCTGGTCTCCACACCTGTGTCCCCACACCTTCCAGACCCACTTCCTCAACAGCTCCCAGAAGCATGA